The Vicingus serpentipes genome includes the window GTCATAGAGATGTAGGAGGCTACAGAGCATCAATGTACAATGCTTTACCATTAGAAAGTGTTCAAGCACTTGTTGACGTAATGAAAGAATTAGCAAAAAAACATTCTTAAAAAAGATATTAAATGAAAATTTTAGCAAACGACGGAATTGCACCGATTGGTAAAACTCAATTAGAAGCAGCAGGATTTGAAGTAATTACAGAGACTGTGCCTCAAAACGAATTAGCAAATGCAATTAATGAAAATAATTATGTTGCCGTATTAGTTAGAAGTGCTACAACCGTTAGAAAAGAAGTAATAGATGCTTGTCCTAATTTAAAATTAATTGGACGTGGAGGTGTTGGTATGGATAATATTGATGTTGCATATGCTCGTGAAAAAGGATTACATGTTATTAATACTCCGGCAGCCTCGTCTCAATCTGTTGCAGAACAAGTTATGGCTCATTTATTTGGGTTAGCTAGAGGATTGTATGATTCGAACAGACAAATGCCAAATGGAGGTAATTCTGACTTTAAAGCATTAAAAAAGAAATATGGTAAAGGAATAGAATTAAGAGGCAAAACACTTGGTGTTTTAGGTATTGGAAGAATTGGACAAGCTACTGCTAAATATGCTTTAGGTTGTGGAATGAACGTTATTGCTTTTGATCCATTTATTGACAAAGTAACTATTGATGTTCAGGTTGCAAACCAAACTGTAAGTGTTGATATTAAAACTATTTCTAAAGATGAATTATTAACGCAAGCTGATTTTATTACTCTTCACATTCCTGCACAAGCAGATGGTAAGCCAGTAATTGGAAATGATGAATTTGCAAAAATGAAAGATGGAGTTATGATTGCAAATGCTGCTCGTGGTGGAGTTATTGATGAAGACGCATTAATTGCAAATCTTAACTCTGGTAAAGTTGCAGCTGCTGCTCTTGATGTTTTTGTAAACGAACCTACACCAAGAGAAGACTTAATGAAACATCCTAAACTATCTTTAACACCACACACTGGAGCAGCTACTTTAGAAGCTCAAGATAGAATTGGAGAAGAATTAGCTAGTCAGATTAAAGAATTATTGGGATAGTGGCTAAAATTATTCCTTTTAAAGCAATTAGACCTACAAGAGATAAAGCCTATTTGGTTTCATCAATGCCTGCGTATATTTATCCAAAGCATTTGCTTGAAGCCAAACTAGAAAGTAATCCTTATACCTTTTTACATGTTATAAATCCTGAATTTAGAGCTGATAATAAAACGCAACCTAATTCAGTAGAACGATTTGAAAATGTAAAAGAAAAGTTTGATGAATTCTGTAACAATAAAATTTTTCTTCAAGACGAAAAAGAGAGTTTTTACATCTATCGACAAATAACTAAAACCAACACTTACATTGGTTTAATTACTGGTATTTCGGTTGATGATTATTTGAATGGGAATATTAAAATACATGAACATACGCTAACTCAGCGAGAAGAAACATTTAAGCTTTATTTAGACGTGTGTCAATTTAATGCAGAGCCTGTTTTACTTACCTATAAAGATAATCCAATTGTTGACGCTATAATTAATAAGTATATGAAAACGCGTTCAGAATATGAATTCTGTACAACTCATCATATAAAACAAGATTTATGGTTAGTTAACGATAGCGAAGACATTAAAACATTAACCGATGCTTTTGAAAACATCAACGATATTTATGTAGCTGACGGACATCATCGTTCGGCTTCTTCTGTGCTTTATGCTCAAAGTAAAAGAGAAGAAAACCCAGAACATAAACCAGAAGATAAGTTCAACTATTTTTTATCTTATTTAATACCAGAAAGCAAATTAAATATTATTGAATATAACAGAACTGTTAGTAGCTTAAATGAATTAAGTATTGAAGACTTTTTAGAAAAAATTAAAATTCAATTTGAACTAGAAGAAAAAGAAACATTATACTCCCCTACTCATAGACACAACTTTTCAATGTACATTGGTGGAAAATGGTATTCGCTAACTGCAAAAAAAGGAACCTATAATGAGAATGATAATGTAGGGAATTTAGATGCTCGAATACTTACACAAAACATTTTAACTCCTATTTTAGATATTGTTGATTTAAAAACTGACAATAGAATTTCTTTTATGGAAGGAACTAAAGGAGCTGAAGGTTTACAACAAAAAGTAGATAGTGAAGAAGCTATTGTTGC containing:
- a CDS encoding DUF1015 domain-containing protein, encoding MAKIIPFKAIRPTRDKAYLVSSMPAYIYPKHLLEAKLESNPYTFLHVINPEFRADNKTQPNSVERFENVKEKFDEFCNNKIFLQDEKESFYIYRQITKTNTYIGLITGISVDDYLNGNIKIHEHTLTQREETFKLYLDVCQFNAEPVLLTYKDNPIVDAIINKYMKTRSEYEFCTTHHIKQDLWLVNDSEDIKTLTDAFENINDIYVADGHHRSASSVLYAQSKREENPEHKPEDKFNYFLSYLIPESKLNIIEYNRTVSSLNELSIEDFLEKIKIQFELEEKETLYSPTHRHNFSMYIGGKWYSLTAKKGTYNENDNVGNLDARILTQNILTPILDIVDLKTDNRISFMEGTKGAEGLQQKVDSEEAIVAFGLYPVSIEQLKAVADANDIMPPKSTWIEPKMRSGLTIYSLED
- a CDS encoding D-2-hydroxyacid dehydrogenase, coding for MKILANDGIAPIGKTQLEAAGFEVITETVPQNELANAINENNYVAVLVRSATTVRKEVIDACPNLKLIGRGGVGMDNIDVAYAREKGLHVINTPAASSQSVAEQVMAHLFGLARGLYDSNRQMPNGGNSDFKALKKKYGKGIELRGKTLGVLGIGRIGQATAKYALGCGMNVIAFDPFIDKVTIDVQVANQTVSVDIKTISKDELLTQADFITLHIPAQADGKPVIGNDEFAKMKDGVMIANAARGGVIDEDALIANLNSGKVAAAALDVFVNEPTPREDLMKHPKLSLTPHTGAATLEAQDRIGEELASQIKELLG